The following are from one region of the Nicotiana tomentosiformis chromosome 7, ASM39032v3, whole genome shotgun sequence genome:
- the LOC138896133 gene encoding uncharacterized protein: MSKILSGKVNVVADALNRRSMGSMSYLLPEMCGIAHEIHKLASLGVRLLDSGDTEVTIQDTTTSSLETKVKELQYEDLVLSHYRDITPQKEKTPLEITGDGVLGY; encoded by the exons atgTCAAAAATTCTTtcag gaaaggtgaatgtagtagccgacgccctcaaccgtagatctatgggtagcatgtCATATTTACTTCCAGAGAtgtgtgggatagcccatgagattcataaactagctagtcttggagttcgattactggactcaggtgataccgaagttactattcaggacacgacaacatcctctctaGAAACTAAAGTGAAGGAACTCCAGTATGAAGATCTTGTGCTATCTCACTACAGAGATATAACCCCTCAAAAAGAGAAGACACCAttggagattacaggagatggagtcctcggatattga